Proteins from a genomic interval of Nocardia sp. BMG51109:
- a CDS encoding YncE family protein: MRGHGWNRSSGRRGGCAVLAATAAVAFVAGCSSSGEGKEAGSAAPAAAAPAPAPSAAPAGTVSAAGPLAAVLAEPAGGRLALLDADAVTLGLRGAGAPERTVTLPAPAAALAPGAPGEILAAAGRTLVHIDAVTGETRAVPLDGDARAVARRSDGSLAVGLADGRVQILAADGHLAQTVADLSGVDAVAATGAAVTVLDRAQTSITQLDLGRGEPGLALRAGTGATNLVSDHYGRLLVTDTAGGALLVYTAEPLVLRQRFPVGSSPYALAYDQRSETVWVTLTASNEVVGFDLSTGIPEEVGRFATVRQPNAVTIDERTGDMFVGSATGDGLQRIGADERKRGQ; encoded by the coding sequence ATGCGCGGTCACGGCTGGAACCGGTCGTCCGGCCGGCGCGGAGGGTGCGCGGTGCTCGCGGCCACCGCCGCGGTGGCGTTCGTCGCGGGCTGCTCGTCGTCGGGCGAGGGGAAGGAAGCCGGCAGCGCCGCTCCCGCGGCCGCCGCACCGGCACCCGCGCCGTCGGCAGCGCCGGCCGGGACGGTGAGCGCCGCCGGTCCCCTCGCCGCCGTGCTCGCCGAGCCCGCCGGTGGGCGGCTGGCGCTGCTGGACGCCGACGCGGTCACCCTGGGCCTGCGCGGGGCCGGAGCGCCGGAGCGGACCGTCACGCTGCCCGCGCCGGCCGCGGCGCTCGCACCGGGCGCACCCGGTGAGATCCTCGCCGCCGCCGGTCGCACCCTGGTGCATATCGACGCCGTGACCGGCGAGACCCGCGCCGTCCCGCTGGACGGCGACGCCCGCGCGGTGGCCCGCCGCAGCGACGGCAGCCTCGCGGTCGGCCTGGCCGACGGCCGGGTCCAGATCCTCGCCGCCGACGGTCATCTCGCGCAGACGGTCGCGGATCTGTCCGGTGTCGACGCGGTCGCCGCCACGGGCGCCGCGGTCACCGTGCTGGACCGCGCCCAGACCAGCATCACCCAGCTCGACCTGGGCCGCGGCGAGCCCGGGCTGGCGTTGCGGGCCGGTACCGGCGCCACCAACCTCGTCTCCGATCACTACGGCCGGCTGCTGGTCACCGATACCGCGGGCGGCGCGCTGCTGGTCTATACCGCCGAACCTCTCGTCCTGCGTCAGCGCTTCCCGGTAGGCTCGTCGCCCTACGCGCTCGCTTACGATCAGCGGTCCGAGACCGTTTGGGTGACGCTCACCGCGAGCAACGAAGTGGTCGGATTCGACCTGTCGACGGGTATACCGGAGGAAGTGGGACGCTTCGCGACGGTGCGCCAGCCGAATGCGGTGACCATCGACGAACGCACCGGCGACATGTTCGTGGGATCCGCGACCGGCGACGGTCTCCAGCGGATCGGCGCGGACGAGAGGAAGAGAGGGCAGTGA
- a CDS encoding GTP cyclohydrolase II, with the protein MTTHLDQTDHDGGDADRRDDTRHHIRRKGRDLSVRVREFRDPRNGGTILLFGDVADGCLVRIHSRCLYGDALHSEDCDCGPELDLAMDLIQDAGAGVLVYLEQEGRGSGLLAKARGLHYSEAQGVDTFTSYRHLDLPADCRSYATAARQLHDLGLRFVRLLTNNPEKVKDLADTGIRVERVPLITEPRSERARAYMESKRHIRGHLLPEFGTHQSPSPVDAAPAHRTATEPADVPRTPAAPSPGAIPDPLCAAAAERL; encoded by the coding sequence TTGACAACCCACCTCGACCAGACCGATCACGACGGGGGCGACGCCGACCGACGCGACGACACCCGGCACCACATCCGCCGCAAGGGCAGGGACCTGTCGGTGCGGGTGCGAGAGTTCCGCGATCCGCGCAACGGCGGCACGATCCTGCTGTTCGGTGACGTTGCCGACGGTTGTCTGGTCCGGATCCATTCGCGCTGTCTGTACGGCGACGCACTGCACAGTGAGGACTGCGACTGCGGGCCGGAACTCGATCTCGCCATGGACCTGATCCAGGACGCCGGCGCGGGCGTGCTGGTCTACCTCGAGCAGGAAGGCCGCGGTTCGGGACTGCTCGCCAAGGCGCGCGGCCTGCACTACAGCGAGGCCCAGGGCGTGGACACCTTCACCAGCTACCGGCACCTGGATCTTCCCGCCGACTGCCGTTCCTACGCGACCGCGGCGCGGCAGCTGCACGACCTCGGACTGCGCTTCGTGCGGCTGCTGACGAATAATCCGGAGAAGGTGAAAGACCTGGCGGACACGGGAATTCGGGTGGAGCGGGTGCCGCTGATCACCGAACCGCGCAGCGAACGCGCCCGTGCCTACATGGAATCCAAGCGGCACATCCGCGGCCATCTGCTGCCGGAGTTCGGGACGCACCAGTCGCCGTCGCCCGTCGACGCGGCCCCGGCGCACCGCACGGCAACCGAGCCGGCGGACGTACCCCGGACACCGGCCGCGCCGTCCCCGGGCGCCATACCCGACCCCCTCTGCGCGGCCGCGGCCGAGCGTCTGTAA
- a CDS encoding PfkB family carbohydrate kinase: MTAPMAGQDATVAAVRAVLARLCKRAGLSPERLRSTEIDVRPLLDLYVVRQHAHHAGTAPADAVLPVVRDLARRLPPPQRLIADVGLSLGLLRDDIPDTVDPDLLYAPDLGRRREYLSRSWTRLLDAVGGDTADPVPTPRQLRGRLESETFTLLAQRLTAASGYASMSAPPPASTTAVERVGTVTVIGDAVLDNICSIVDHFPAPDDPAIGTFLDRPGGKGLNRAVAAARQGLRVRLIAAVGDDIRGRRILDHLRAEGVETDLVRVVPEATTPVTVVLVTGTGETLNIACPDDRVRLAAEDLRTPAARAALADSDAVLLTFEPPAAVIEEALDGGSRRPGHRLLVQPAPAAEGPQRFYRFFGAVDYLIGTRRELAALAPMTEPTESSPDGDAELARRLRILGAGAVCMVEEFATSVRSDDLDVDVGPFPVALKDSPGAPAAFAAALARRLVTGDHRADADDFLWATAAMAATQSTGAISGAMPTPDEVDRMVELAGATVPTRIETR, from the coding sequence GTGACCGCTCCGATGGCGGGACAGGACGCAACGGTCGCGGCCGTGCGCGCGGTACTCGCCCGGCTGTGCAAACGCGCCGGATTGAGCCCGGAACGCCTGCGCAGCACCGAAATCGACGTCCGCCCGCTGCTGGATCTGTACGTGGTGCGCCAGCATGCGCACCATGCCGGGACCGCGCCGGCCGACGCGGTGCTGCCGGTGGTGCGCGATCTGGCCCGGCGCCTGCCGCCGCCGCAGCGGCTGATCGCCGACGTCGGGTTGTCGCTGGGCCTGCTGCGCGACGACATCCCCGACACCGTCGATCCGGATCTGCTCTACGCACCCGACCTCGGCCGCCGCCGCGAATATCTGAGCCGGTCCTGGACGCGGCTGCTCGACGCCGTCGGCGGCGACACGGCGGACCCGGTGCCCACGCCGCGGCAATTGCGCGGCAGACTGGAGTCCGAAACCTTCACGCTGCTGGCGCAGCGGTTGACCGCGGCCTCCGGATACGCGTCGATGTCCGCCCCGCCGCCGGCGAGCACGACCGCCGTCGAACGCGTCGGCACGGTCACCGTGATCGGTGACGCCGTGCTCGACAACATCTGCAGCATCGTCGACCACTTCCCGGCCCCCGACGACCCGGCCATCGGCACCTTCCTCGACCGACCCGGCGGCAAGGGCCTCAACCGCGCGGTGGCGGCCGCCCGCCAGGGATTGCGGGTGCGGCTGATCGCGGCCGTCGGCGACGACATCCGCGGCCGCCGCATCCTCGACCACCTGCGCGCCGAGGGGGTCGAAACCGATCTCGTCCGCGTCGTGCCCGAGGCCACCACCCCGGTCACGGTCGTGCTGGTGACCGGCACCGGCGAAACGCTCAACATCGCCTGCCCGGACGATCGGGTGCGGCTGGCCGCCGAGGATCTGCGCACGCCGGCGGCCCGTGCGGCGCTGGCCGATTCCGATGCGGTACTGCTCACCTTCGAGCCGCCGGCCGCGGTGATCGAGGAGGCGCTGGACGGCGGCTCCCGTCGCCCCGGGCACCGCCTGCTGGTGCAGCCGGCGCCAGCCGCCGAAGGCCCGCAGCGGTTCTACCGCTTCTTCGGCGCCGTCGACTACCTGATCGGGACCCGGCGCGAACTCGCCGCCCTGGCGCCGATGACCGAACCGACCGAATCCTCGCCGGACGGGGACGCGGAGCTGGCGCGCCGGCTGCGCATCCTCGGCGCCGGCGCCGTGTGCATGGTGGAGGAATTCGCCACCAGTGTGCGGTCCGACGACCTCGACGTCGACGTCGGGCCGTTCCCGGTCGCCCTGAAGGATTCGCCGGGCGCGCCGGCGGCCTTCGCCGCCGCCCTGGCACGGCGACTGGTCACCGGTGACCACCGGGCCGACGCCGACGACTTCCTGTGGGCCACAGCGGCTATGGCGGCAACGCAGTCGACCGGCGCGATCTCCGGGGCGATGCCGACACCCGACGAGGTCGACCGGATGGTCGAGCTGGCCGGGGCCACGGTTCCGACGCGCATCGAGACCCGGTGA
- a CDS encoding quinone-dependent dihydroorotate dehydrogenase: protein MYSLVLRLMFLLPPERIHRWVFAAMRLATGVAPLRALLSRLTVVGDPVLRTTAFGVDFPAPLGLAAGFDKDADGVNAWGPLGFGYAEIGTVTAEAQPGNPAPRLFRLPADRALINRMGFNNHGAAAAAERLRGRRPGGVPIGANIGKTKATPAERAAEDYATSATLLGPLADFVVVNVSSPNTPGLRDLQAVESLRPLLAAVLERVQVPVLVKIAPDLSDDDIDAAADLAVELGLAGIVATNTTVRRDGLATPDDEVDAMGAGGLSGSPVADRSLEVLRRLYARVGDKLVLISVGGIENADQAYERILAGATLLQGYTGFIYGGPFWTRRIHRGLAQRLRANGYRGLAEAVGAGLETRA from the coding sequence ATGTATTCCTTAGTGCTGCGGCTGATGTTCCTGCTGCCCCCGGAGCGCATCCACCGCTGGGTCTTCGCCGCGATGCGGCTGGCCACCGGTGTCGCCCCGCTGCGCGCGCTGCTGTCGCGGCTGACCGTGGTCGGCGATCCGGTGCTGCGCACCACCGCGTTCGGGGTGGACTTCCCCGCACCGCTGGGCCTGGCCGCCGGGTTCGACAAGGACGCCGACGGCGTGAACGCCTGGGGGCCCTTGGGTTTCGGCTATGCCGAGATCGGCACCGTCACCGCCGAGGCACAGCCGGGCAATCCGGCGCCACGGCTGTTCCGGCTGCCCGCCGACCGGGCGCTGATCAACCGGATGGGCTTCAACAACCACGGCGCGGCCGCGGCCGCCGAACGCCTGCGCGGCCGCCGCCCGGGCGGCGTGCCGATCGGCGCCAACATCGGCAAGACCAAGGCCACCCCCGCCGAGCGGGCCGCCGAGGACTACGCCACCAGCGCCACCCTGCTCGGCCCGCTCGCCGATTTCGTCGTCGTCAACGTCAGCTCCCCCAACACCCCCGGCCTGCGCGACCTGCAGGCGGTGGAATCGCTGCGGCCGCTGCTGGCCGCCGTGCTCGAACGCGTCCAGGTGCCGGTACTGGTGAAGATCGCCCCCGACCTGTCCGACGACGATATCGATGCCGCCGCCGATCTGGCCGTCGAACTCGGCCTGGCCGGCATCGTCGCCACCAACACCACCGTCCGCCGCGACGGACTGGCCACCCCCGACGACGAGGTCGACGCGATGGGCGCCGGCGGGCTGTCGGGCTCGCCGGTGGCCGACCGCTCGCTCGAGGTGCTGCGCCGCCTGTACGCCCGCGTCGGCGACAAGCTGGTGCTGATCTCGGTCGGCGGCATCGAGAACGCCGATCAGGCCTACGAGCGCATCCTCGCCGGCGCCACTCTGCTGCAGGGCTACACCGGTTTCATCTACGGCGGCCCGTTCTGGACCCGCCGCATCCATCGCGGCCTGGCCCAGCGACTGCGCGCGAACGGCTACCGCGGCCTCGCCGAGGCCGTCGGCGCCGGGCTCGAGACCCGCGCCTGA
- a CDS encoding MMPL family transporter, translating into MVEQFSLRWGRFVHRHRYLVLALFVGLVVLSGLFGKDLQSRLTQAGWFDERSESVVASELADRTFGRDRDADVIVLYTAPPGHTVDDAPVSDAVTAELAQLRAKYPDRIQKIDSYFDGSMMGQFADASRTHAFASIGLRGNDTESVNNYLAIRDDLRADDPGGGPGGTTVQLAGLQPVVEGLNIGMQDDIRRAEMIALPIVAILLFFVFGGVVGALLPVLIGGMTILGSQGMMRVLTDYIEVNVFASAVVTLVSLGLAIDYGLFAVTRFREELAAGRSVQDATARTVATAGRTVLFSAAIIAVSLGALFIYPNGVLRSVPYGGICSVLLAALLSVTALPAALSIVGRRIDRWGPRRLAARRGRTESGSPRTDPARTEEGHRFFSRLALFAMRRPVWVIVPVVLGLLALLIPFRHIEFGGLSERYLAADAPARVAQERFDTLFPGFRTEPLKLVVVGANPQQLSDIRFQADFAPGLTGRFEASAPTTDGINVLSTGLADERHADAAIATLRAIEEPPGVRVMVAGVPALERDAIHGLIAGLPLLAAILVLAALALMYVAFRSMVLAVKAVLLSALSLGATLGILTWIFVEGHGAELLRFTPGPLMFAVLVLIVTVLFGLSTDYEVFLQSRMAEARANGAPPAEAIRYGIAHTGSVITSAAAILIVVTGAFGFSDLVLMKYIAYGMIAALVLDATVIRLLLTPAVLKLVWR; encoded by the coding sequence ATGGTGGAACAGTTCTCGCTGCGGTGGGGCCGGTTCGTGCACCGCCATCGGTATCTGGTGCTCGCGCTGTTCGTGGGCCTCGTGGTGCTGTCGGGCCTGTTCGGCAAGGACCTCCAGTCCCGGCTGACCCAGGCCGGCTGGTTCGACGAGCGCAGCGAATCGGTGGTGGCCTCCGAGCTGGCCGACCGGACGTTCGGGCGCGACCGCGACGCCGATGTGATCGTCCTCTACACCGCGCCGCCCGGCCACACCGTCGACGACGCGCCGGTGAGCGACGCGGTGACCGCGGAACTGGCACAGCTGCGCGCGAAGTATCCCGACCGCATCCAGAAGATCGACAGCTATTTCGACGGCTCGATGATGGGCCAGTTCGCCGACGCGTCGCGCACGCACGCCTTCGCCAGTATCGGGCTGCGCGGCAACGACACCGAATCGGTGAACAACTACCTCGCCATCCGCGACGATCTGCGCGCCGACGATCCCGGCGGCGGCCCGGGCGGCACCACGGTGCAGCTGGCCGGGCTGCAGCCGGTGGTGGAGGGCCTCAACATCGGCATGCAGGACGACATCCGCCGCGCCGAGATGATCGCGCTGCCGATCGTGGCGATTCTGCTGTTCTTCGTGTTCGGCGGCGTGGTGGGGGCGTTGCTACCGGTGCTGATCGGCGGCATGACGATCCTGGGCAGCCAGGGCATGATGCGGGTGCTCACCGACTACATCGAGGTCAACGTGTTCGCCAGCGCGGTGGTGACGCTGGTGAGCCTGGGCCTGGCCATCGATTACGGCCTGTTCGCGGTGACCCGGTTCCGGGAGGAACTGGCCGCCGGGCGCAGCGTGCAGGACGCCACCGCCCGCACCGTCGCCACCGCCGGGCGCACGGTGCTGTTCTCCGCGGCGATCATCGCGGTCAGCCTCGGCGCGCTGTTCATCTACCCGAACGGGGTACTGCGGTCGGTGCCCTACGGCGGCATCTGCTCGGTGCTGCTGGCGGCGCTGCTGTCGGTGACCGCGCTGCCCGCGGCGCTGAGCATCGTCGGGCGGCGCATCGACCGGTGGGGCCCGCGCCGGCTCGCCGCCCGGCGCGGCCGAACCGAATCCGGCAGTCCCCGAACCGATCCCGCGCGGACCGAGGAAGGGCATCGCTTCTTCTCCCGGCTGGCGTTGTTCGCGATGCGGCGCCCGGTGTGGGTGATCGTGCCGGTGGTGCTGGGGCTGCTGGCGCTGCTGATCCCGTTCCGCCACATCGAATTCGGCGGGCTCAGCGAGCGCTACCTGGCCGCCGACGCCCCGGCCCGGGTGGCGCAGGAGCGGTTCGACACGCTGTTCCCCGGGTTCCGCACCGAGCCGCTGAAACTCGTTGTCGTCGGGGCGAATCCGCAGCAACTGTCCGACATCCGGTTCCAGGCCGACTTCGCGCCGGGACTGACCGGACGGTTCGAGGCGTCCGCGCCGACCACCGACGGCATCAACGTCCTGTCCACCGGGCTTGCCGACGAGCGCCACGCCGACGCCGCCATCGCCACGCTGCGCGCGATCGAGGAACCGCCGGGCGTGCGGGTGATGGTGGCGGGGGTGCCGGCGCTGGAACGCGACGCGATCCACGGGCTGATCGCCGGACTGCCGCTGCTGGCGGCGATCCTGGTGCTGGCCGCCCTCGCGCTGATGTACGTGGCGTTCCGGTCGATGGTGCTGGCGGTGAAGGCCGTGCTGCTCAGCGCGCTCAGCCTCGGTGCCACACTCGGCATCCTGACCTGGATCTTCGTCGAGGGGCACGGTGCGGAGCTGCTGCGGTTCACACCCGGGCCGCTGATGTTCGCGGTGCTCGTGCTGATCGTGACGGTGCTGTTCGGGCTGTCCACCGACTACGAGGTGTTCCTGCAGTCCCGGATGGCCGAGGCCCGCGCGAACGGTGCGCCCCCGGCGGAGGCCATTCGGTACGGCATCGCGCACACCGGCAGCGTGATCACCTCCGCGGCGGCGATTCTCATCGTGGTCACCGGGGCGTTCGGGTTCTCGGATCTGGTGCTGATGAAGTACATCGCCTACGGGATGATCGCGGCGCTGGTCTTGGACGCCACCGTGATTCGGCTGCTGCTCACGCCCGCGGTGCTCAAACTGGTGTGGCGGTGA
- a CDS encoding DUF5703 family protein yields MTRASAHRSQRRRSIPAEWEETSEEGEYEYVPLRLPPDMTRVTASMRLAIQAEYGGWELSRVRAYTDGSRRVLLRRRKTTFPVAQPGM; encoded by the coding sequence ATGACTCGGGCCTCGGCGCACCGTTCGCAGCGCAGGCGGTCGATTCCCGCGGAGTGGGAGGAGACCAGCGAGGAGGGGGAATACGAATACGTCCCGTTACGACTACCGCCCGACATGACCCGGGTGACGGCGTCGATGCGGCTGGCCATCCAGGCCGAATACGGCGGCTGGGAGCTGTCGCGGGTGCGTGCCTACACCGACGGCAGCCGCCGGGTGCTGCTGCGCCGGCGCAAGACCACCTTCCCCGTCGCCCAGCCGGGGATGTGA